The Dietzia sp. ANT_WB102 region ATCACCCAGGTCGTGGCCCCCGCCGATGGCTCGCAGATCGACGTGCAGTCCGAGGCGTACACCGGTGACGGCGTGGCCGTGAACTCGACCAACTCTGGCGGTCTCTCGCTCGACGGGCTCGCCGTGGACGAGGCCAAGACCGCCACTATCGACTGGCTCGAGGGCCAGGGCACCGGCGAGGGCACCATCCAGTACAAGCTGCGGGATTGGCTGTTCGCCCGCCAGCGCTACTGGGGCGAGCCGTTCCCGGTGGTGTACGACGCGGACGGTGTGCCCCACGCTCTGCCCGACGAGATGCTGCCCGTTGAACTGCCGGAAGTCGAGGACTACAAGCCTGTCTCGTTCGACCCTGACGATGCCGACTCGGTCCCGTCGCCACCCCTGGCCAAGGCCACCGAGTGGATGACCGTGGAGTTGGATCTGGGGGACGGGCTGCAGACCTACACCCGTGACGCCAACGTCATGCCCAACTGGGCCGGCTCGAGCTGGTACCAGTTGCGCTACATCGACCCCACCAACTCCGAGCAATTGTGCGCGCTGGAGAACGAGCGCTACTGGACCGGGCCCCGGCCTGAGATCCACGGGCCCGATGACCCGGGCGGAGTAGACCTCTACGTGGGCGGCGTCGAGCACGCGGTGCTGCACCTGCTTTACTCGCGGTTCTGGCACAAGGTGCTGTTCGACCTGGGGCACGTCACCAGCGAGGAGCCCTACCGCCGGCTGTACAACCAGGGATACATCCAGGCCTTCGCCTACACCGACGCCCGAGGCGTGTACGTTCCGGCGGACGAGGTGGAAGAGCGCGACGGCACGTTCTACTGGACCGGTGGCGACGGCGACGGATCCCAGGTGTCGCAGGAGTACGGAAAGATGGGCAAGTCGCTCAAGAACTCCGTCTCCCCGGATGAGATCTGCGACTCCTACGGCGCTGACACCCTGCGCGTGTACGAGATGTCCATGGGGCCCCTCGACACCTCACGGCCCTGGGCCACCAAGGACGTCGTGGGCGCGCACCGCTTCCTGCAGAGACTGTGGCGCGTCGTGGTCGACGAGGTCACCGGCGATGTCCGCGTGACCGATGGCGAGCCGGACGAGGACGTGCTCAAGGCGCTGCACAAGGCTATCGCCGGGGTGCGCGACGACTTCGCCGAGCTGCGCGACAACACGGCGATCGCCAAACTCATCGAGTACGTCAACACCCTGACCAAGACCTATCCCACGGACGGGCCGGGTGCCCCGCGGTCGGTCGTCGAGCCGCTGGTGCTCATGGTTGCGCCCGTCGCCCCGCACATCGCGGAAGAGCTGTGGTCCCGGCTCGGGCATACCGGCTCGCTCGCCCACGGTCCGTTCCCCGAACACGATGAGGCCTACCTCACCGAGGACTCGGTCGAGTACCCGGTTCAGATCAAGGGCAAGGTGCGTTCCCGCATCACCGTCCCCGCCGACGCTTCTCCCGCGGACGTCGAGGCCGCGGCTCTGGCCGACGCAAAGGTTCAGGAGAACCTCGGTGGTGCGGCGCCCAAGAAGGTCATCGTGGTGCCGGGCAAAATGATCAACATCGTGCCCTGACGGGCGCCCGGGCCGCTCAGGCGCTGCGGACGAATACGACAGACGACGACATGAGTAGGTATGCCGTAGTGACCATCCACATCGCATAGGTCGCGTACAGCCAGGGGCGCCACCGGATGTGCTGGTTCCATCGCCGGTAGGTCGTCACGCCGGACATCACGGCCAGGCCGATCGACAGCAGCAGCGGCAGCACGACCACCTCCACGCGGTCGGCCGTGAGGCACAGGGCCCGGCCGTCCGCGCATTCGTCGCTGATGCCACCCTGGATCATCACGATCACCGCCGCCAGGGCCACGACCGCGACCACGGACAGCAGCACATACCGGAAGGCCAGGACGCCCTGACGCTCATTGCGCTCGAGGCGTTCGAGTGGGTCGTCGATATCCCCGTGATCGTTCGACACGATGCCTACTCGCCGACGAATCCGTTGTGACCACCCGCCGCGGCCACCTCGTCTACTGTCTCGATCCCCAACTGCTCGTCGGTCACCGGTGGGAAGAGCGGGCCCCCGCCGAACGCACCTCGGTGCGAGAGAGGCATCTCGCCGTCGTCGTTCCTTATGCCGTTCTCGCGACCGTACTCGGCCGTGATGACGGTCGAACCGCTCATCCGGGCCAGGTCGGGGTCGTCGGCGAGTGCGGCGATCACGCGTCCGACGAACGTCGGGTCCTCCGCGCGGTCCAGCGGGAAGCCGTTGAAGTCGTCCATCCCCAGCGACAGCAGCAACTCGGTGCGGATGAGGCCGAGCCACAGCGAGAGAGTCGACACCCCGGTGCCGGCGAGTTCGGGCGCCATGTCGGACGCCATCTTGTCCAGGGCTGTCTTGCTCATCCCGTAGAGCACGGTGTGGAACGGGGCGCGCGACCCGAACGAGGAGATGTTGACCATCAGGCCGGAACCCTGCGGCACCATCACCTTGGCGGCCTCGCAGCAGGCGACGTAGTGGGCGCGCAGCCCGACCCCCATGAGGGCGTCCCAGTCCGTGGCCGGGCGCTCCCAGAACTTGCCGTTGAACCCCATGAACCCCTTGGGGTTGGTCCACACATTGTTGACCAGCAGGTCCAGGCGCCCGGTCTCGGAGACGATCCGGGCGACGACGGCGAGGATCTCCTCGTCCCGGGAGTGGTCGCATTCGAGTGGGCGTATCTGGCCCGGGGCGCCGGAGGCTGCCTCGATGGTGCCCTGCAGCCGCTCGGCCGACCGCCCGGTGACGTAGACGGTCCACCCCGCGTCGGCGAGCGCGGTGGCCACCCCGCGACCGACGCCGCGGCTGCCGCCGGTGACCAAGGCGACACGGGCGCTCATGAGTCCGCTCCAGCGGTCGCGGCCACGGGCTCGACCGTGACATCAGGGAAGGTGACGGTCGCGTCGTCCAGGCTTCTGGTGATCGACCAACCCGGGGTGAACAGGCACTCGGCCATCACCCAGCGGCCGCCCTCAAGCACGTAGACGTCCGAGTACTCACCCGTGGAGAGGGTCTCGGTGCCCTTGTCCCGGTCGACCTGTCGGAAGTGGAGAGTCCAGGTTCCGGTGGCCCGTCGTGGCGGGCTGCTCGGTCCGCCGTCCTCCACGGTGATCGAGGGCATGAACCCGTGGTGCATATCGAGGATCCGTGGGCCGCCGTCCTCGGCCGTCGCCAGCGCGATCTGACGGAAGATCCCGACCATCGTGTCGGGGTCGGTTCGCCCGAGGGGGCCGAAGTCCAGCACCCCGCCGGTGGCCACGAAGCAGGAACGAAAACCCTCCGGGTCCTTGGCGTCGCAGGCCCGCCAGTACCGGTACTTGAGCTGTTCGATCGCCTCGCGGGCGCGGACTATCTCCTCATGCTGCATAGGACTCACGTTAGCGTAGGGGGCATGAGCCGAACACTGGTCGAACTATCCGATCGCTGGGACCTGCAGGACCTCGTCACCAGGTACGCAACCTGCATCGACTCGCGAGACTTCGACGGTCTGGATCGGGTGTTCACCCCGGACGCCCGCGTGAGTTACACCGCCTCCGGCGGGCCGGACGACGACTACCCGGTGATCCGCGCCTGGCTGGCGGAGATGCTGCCGATCTTCGCCGCCACCCAGCACCTCATGGGCAACCTCGATGTGCGCCTCGACGGCGACTCGGCCACCGGGCGGGTGATGTGCTTCAACCCGATGGCACTGAAGCCGGTCGAGGAGAAAGACCAGCAGGTGTTCTTCTACGGACTCTGGTACGCGCTCGAGTTCGTCCGCACGGACGCCGGATGGCGGATCGCCCGCCTCACCCAGCAGCAGGCGTTCCACCACAACCTGCCTTGACGCCGCCGGTTGCGGTGGAGTGGTGTGAACTTCGCGGTGGCCGCTGTCCGACCGCGCTGTTACGGTGAGTCCGTGCCGAAAGATGTACTGATGTGCTGGCGATGCCGACCGACGAGGTCCCGCATCGCCCACTTCGTTGTGGCGTAGTACAGATGACGCGTGGGCCCGCCGGGATCAGGTGGGCCACTTTCGCCAGGCGATGCGGTCCGCGACGCAACCCGGGTCAACGCTCGTGACCCCACGGCTCGGAACAGGACCGGGCCGCCTGACTGAGGAGAGTCCCCAGGTGACCGCAAGTCCCAACACCACCTTCCACGCGCTCGAGGACACGGACGTCCTTGTCAGTGCACGGTCGTTGGAGGAGTACACCGACATGTTCGGCCTGGTGGAGGCCGACCTGGGTGGACGCATCGTCGACTGCCCCGGTGGAGCGGCCAGTGCGGTGGCCGAGATCTGCGCGGCCGGTGGCGACGCGGTCGCGGTGGACCCGCAATACGCGCTCGGCGCGGATGAACTCCGTTCTCGGATCCTCGCGGACGTCGAGCGGTCACTCGAGCGGAAATTCGGGCACGAAGTCGACTATGACTGGGACGTCCGCGGCGGGGTCGTGGGACACGAGGTCATCCGCCGCTCGGCTGCAGACCGGATGCTGGCGGACCTCTCCGCCGCGCCCGAGCGGTACGTGGCCGGCGCCCTGCCATCATTGCCCCTGGCCAGCGACTCGGCCGACCTCGTGCTGTGCTCGCACTTGCTGTTCACCTATGCCGACCGCATGGATCTGGCCGACCACGTCGACTCGATCGTCGAGATGGCGCGCGTGGCGCCGGAGGTGCGGATCTACCCGCTCGTCGACCACGCCGGCAATCCGCTGCCGGAACTTGTGCGCAGTGTGATCGCCAAACTGAAGAAGGAGCGACTGAGCTGCCGCATCGAGCCTGTGATCCGGCCGTTCCAACTCGCCGCCACTACGCGGTTGGTGGTCGAGCGGACCAACCGCCAGCGACCCTAGAGGCGGGCCATCGTTCGGGTTCGGCCCGATCGCGGTAGGGGGAGGCCGGGCCGGCTCTCACGGCTGATCGGCGGGCGCGAGCCGGAGAATCTCCTGCCCGGTGAACGGCGAGAGCTCGGCGCTCGCGACGAGAGGCTGCGGCCCGCCGACCTCGATGGTCTGGCCGGGCTGGAAGATGGTCCCTGTGGCCAGCGAGTAGGCCACGAGATTGCACATCTCCGCGTAGACCGCCGACGGTGGCGCGTCCACATCGAGCCTCTCTATATCCATCCGGCCGAATCGGCCCATCCCGCTGGTGTAGACGCACGACGTGGTGTCGGTCTGCATTCCCGCCCGCACACCGACGAGCGCCGGGGCCGGCACCGGATTGCCCGCGACGAGGTCGCGATATGGGCCAGCTGGCAGGGTCGCCGCGGCGCCGCCCACCGTGACGGCCACCGCTCCGGGCAGCGCGGTCAGTGCCGCGGTCACGGTCGACACCGCCAGTTCGCACCGAAGCGTGTCGAGTCGCGGATCCAGATACTCGGGTTCGCCCGGCTCGCCGTCGTCCCCGATGGGCCCCCACCGGAACGCCGCCACCACCACCTGGGACCGGTGAGATTCCACCACGGCCTCGCCCCCGTTCCAGGCCGCCAGGTCACGCGTGTACTGGACGGCCTCGGGCACGGGGGCGTCGACTGAGGACACGATGACGGTCGCGTCCTCGATGTAGACCGCCGTGGCGGGGTCGTCGTGGGATCCCCGCTCGACCTCGTACGAGCCCTCGAAGATCTCCGCGAGCAACTCGCCGACTTCGGTGTGGTCGGGGGCGGGCCGGTCGAGTAGGACGATCGCCACCGGTGTCTGCTTCCACGACAAGTCCTCGCCGGTCCGCGGATCGACGGCGGGCTGGTCGGGCTGTGGCGTCTCGGTCATGCTCCGAGGCTAACGCCTGTCCCCGCCCGGCCGGCCCCGCCTGCCGCTCAGTTGAGCAGGAAGTCGATCACGAGGCGCTCGAACTTATCCTTCTGCTCGATCATCGCCCAGTGACCACAGCGGGAGAATGCGTGGAGCTCGGCGCGAGGCAGCTGACGGAACGCGAAGTGGGCCTGTTCGTACGGAAGCATCCGGTCATCGCGGCCCCAGATGAGCATGGTCTCCTGCCGGATCTGGGAGGCGCGGGCGTACAGCGGCGTATACGCGTTCTCGGGCTTGAGGATCGAACCGAAGACCGAGTACATGCGCTCGACGGCACCCGGCGCGGTGGCCGCCTCCGTGCGGGCGCGGATGAGGTCGTCGTCCACGACCTTCTTATTGCCGACCATCGTGTCGACCCACGCCGCCATGGCCTCGTCGGACGGGTTCGCCAGGAACTCGAACAGCCGGCGCGACCCCTCGCTGGGCTCCGGGGTGAACAGGGGTGCCGCGAGTCCGCCGGGGCCCATCAGCGCCATCTTGCGGACCCGGTGCGGGTAGGCGAGCGCGGTCTCGCAGGCGACGTTGCCCCCCATCGAGTTGCCGATGATGTCGACCTTCTCGATGCCCTTGGCCTCGCAGAACGCGTCGATCGCCTCGGCGGCGATGAGGGGGTACGCCTTCTCCCACTCCAGGTCCGAGCTCTTCCCGAAACCCGGCATGTCCAGCAGGATGGTGTGGAAACGCTCGGCGAATACGGGGAAGTTGCCGGCGAAGTTGGACCACGCGGTCACGCCGGGGCCGGAGCCGTGCAGGAACAGGACGGGGACCGCGCTCTCGGGCTCGGCGAGGCTCTGCTCGCCCGCCTCGTGGTAGTGCAGCTCGAAGCGGCCGGCGGTGATGGTCTTGCTGGTGGACTCGAAGTCGAGGGCGCTCATGGCCCCCACGGTACTAGAACACGTTCTAGGAATCCCACCGTCGTCCGAAATTAAGTCAGCCGCGCGGGGAGTCCCTGAAACATCCCCGCGCGGCGATGACGAGACTCTAACTCGATTATCCGCTGGGTGACAAGTCGGTAACAATCATGGCGCCGATCACACCCGCGTCGGTGGTGCCAATGCGATTAACGTGCACTTATGAAACGGCCTATATGGACGCGCGGTGCAACAGGGGTAGCGGAGAGCCCACTTCCCGCCCCCGGCGCGCACGGCGCGGAATCACCGCATCACCCGCTCGAGGAATGCGGTGGCGTCCGGGGTGGCCGCGTAGACGGTCCCGCTGTGATCCCGGTCCGGATAGACGTGGAGCTCAAGTGGTTGCTGGTTGAGGGTCATCTCGGCGGCGAGTGAGAGGGCCGAGGGCGCCGGAACATCCGTGTCGAGGAGGCCTTGGCCGAGGAACACCGGCCGGTCGTAGCCGATGGCCGGGGTGCCCATATAGCGCTGAAGGAGCCCGAAGACGTCGGGGATGTCCTTCAGTGGCCGGGTCAGCGTCTGCGAGACCTGGAAGTCGCCCACCTTCTCGCGCATCGCGCCATAGCAAAGAGTCTCAGCGGCGTCGACCATCTCGCGACCCTGCGGCGTGAGGAACTGATTGAGGTCCACCTCCGGGTGCTGGTCGCGGAACCCGGCGAGGATGTACATCGCGTAGACGTTGAGCCCCGTCGGGAGCTGGACGGGCGGGAATCCGGGTCCGCCCCATTGGAAGAGGTGCTCGATGTTGGCCGGGGCGCCGGTCGCCACCACGCCGCGGTAGTCCAGCCCGGCCCGTGCGCCAAGTTCGGTGGCGCGGGTCGCCGTGACGAGCGCGGCTCCGGCACCCTGGGACTGGCCGACGAGTCCCCACGTGGCGGACAAGGGCAGCCCGTCCGCGCGGGCGGCGATGAGTGAGTCGACGATCCCACGGGCCGCCACCTGGCCGTTGAGGTAGCTGAGCAGGCCGGGAGTTCCGAGTCCCACGTAGTCAGCGGCCACCACGGCGTAGCCCCGATCTAGCCAGTGGCCGAGGTATTCGGCGTCTCGTTCCGAGCGCGGCTGCGTCGATGGTGCGCAGTCGTCGCCGAGGCCGGTGGTGCCATGTGCCCACGCCACGACCGGCCAGCCACCCTCCGGAGGGGTGCCGTGTGGCAGGAACACCGCGGACGTGGCGATAGCGTTTCGGCCGTGCTGGTCGATCGTCCCGTACGCCTGCCGCACGGCCCTCCCGGCCTGTGGCAGCGAGAGTGCCGGGTCGAGCGGCACCATGGCGGCGGGCACACCGGGGGCCGGGACGGGCGCGTCCCACCGCCGGGTGTCGAGGCCGGACCACGACGGCGACGGCATTGCGTCGGCTGAAGCGGGGGCGGGGGAGACGGCCACAGGGGCAACCCCGACGAGGGCGCCGACGGCGACGGCGAGCGCCGCTGAGGTGAAGCGGTTCATGGATCGAAGGTTAATCCGGTCGCGCCCGGCGCGCGGTGCGTCGGCGATTCCCCGCCTCACATGCTGGTGGACTTCGATATGGAACTGCTGGAGAGTCGGACGCTGGTCGGACGAGTGCACGAGCTCAGTTGCCTACCTGAGGTGCCGCGCCCAGGACCTCCCTCCCGAAGTTAGGGTAGCCTCACCTTAGGGGGCGAGGGTCGTTCCCTGCTATCGACACCGTGAAGGGAGATCGACTGTGCACGGCGAGGTCCGCACCACCGAGCGACTCACCCCGTCCCTCATCCGTATCGTCCTGGGGGGCCCGGGTCTGAACAACTTCGTGATGCCGGATGACGACACCGACGCTTACGTGAACCTGGCTGTGCCACCGCGAGGGGCCACCTACGGCCCGGTGTTCGACCCTCGCGAGGTGCGCGAGACCCACCCCCGCGAACATTGGCCGGCACGTCGGCGCTGCACGGTGCGGAGATGGAACGCAGCAGCGCGGGAGCTGACTCTGGACTTTGTGGTCCACGGCGGTTCCGGCGCGGCCGGAGCATGGGCTCTGGCTGCCCAGCCGGGCGACGTGCTGGTCTTCAACGGGCCCGGTAGCGGCTATCACCCGGACCCGACGGTCGAGTGGCATTTCATGGCGGGTGACGAATCCGCATTGCCGGCCATCGCCGCCTCGCTGGAGAAAGTGCCCGCACACGCCCGCGTCGTGGTGCGACTGGTGTGCGACGGTCCCGAGCACGAGCTGCCCCTCGAAAGCCCTGGGCGCCTGGATCTTCGATGGGTACATCGCACTGAGGCGGATCCCGCACCATTACTCGCCGCCGTCGAGGCAGCTTCATTTCCCGGAGAAGGCGTGCAGGCCTTCATCCACGGTGAAGCAGAGGAGACACGGGCACTGCGGCGCCATGTGATCCGCGAGCGGGGGGTCTCCCGCGAGACGATGTCGTGCTCGCCGTACTGGCGGCGCGGGATGTCGGACGAGCAGTGGCGCTCGGTGAAGAGGGACTTCGTCGCGGCCATGAACTCGGAGGCCTGATCGAATTCGGCGCGGTCGGCGAGTCGGGCGGTCCTGCCGACGGCGAGAGTTGCCCGAGTGAAGCGGTACCTGGACCGAAGATTCATCCGATTGCGCAGGTGCGTGGAGAAATGTGCCGAGGGCACTTGTGGTCCACGTCACACGTCTGGTTGGCTCTTTTACACCGCGCCATCGCTTGACGAGAGGACTCATCATGAGTCTGGCAGAGCTGAAGATGATCACCGTGGACTGCGCAGACCCGCCCGCGTCGGCGACCTTCTGGTCTCACGTACTGGGCTGGGACGTGGCGCACTCCCAGGACGAATACGCGATGCTGTCGGGGCCGACAAGTGCACTGGGATTCGGTCTCGTGCCCGACTACCGGGCACCAACCTGGCCCAACTCGCACGGCTCCAAGCAGTTTCACTTCGACCTCGCGGTAGACGACCTCGCGACTGCCGAGGACGCGATGGTCGCTCTCGGCGCCCGGGTGCCGGATGAGCAGCCCGGGGACTCCTGGCGCGTGCTGATAGATCCGGGCGGTCATCCCTTCTGCCTGACCCTCGCCAGTAACTGGTAACTGCCTCGAATCGAGGGTGGAGATGACCGGTAGGGCGAGTCCTGCGAAGGCGGCGGTCGGAGACGAGCCGGTCTTCGCCTACATCGCCAGCCTCCCGCAGCCGCAACGCGAGATCGCCAAGGCAGTGGACGCGCTCGCGGCCCGGACGCTTCCCAGCCTGCAGCGGTCGGTCAAGTGGGGGATGGCGTACTACGGAGTCGGCGAGGGGTGGTGCTTCAGCTGCGGCGGATTCGCCGGACATGTGAAGCTCATGTTCATCAACGGAGCAACGTTGCTCGACCCAGTACCTCCCGTGACGCCCGTCGGGATGGGCAGAGCGACACGCGGGATCGAACTAGCGGCGATCGGGGACCTCGACGAACGACAGGTCGCTGCGTGGATGAGGCAGATCGCGGCGAGGCCCGGCATCGGCGGTCAGAAGCAGAAGACCCGCGACGTGACCTGAGGACACGAGGCCGGGCGGACCTCGACACGCCTCCGATCAGCACCGATAGAGGCCCGGGCCGTCGACTTTCACGGTGGACAGGAAGTGACGGCCGGCCTCATATGCCGAGGCGATCAACGGTGTGGACCCGGTGAAGTCCAGCGGAGACAGGCCAGGGAGGTACTCGGGGCCGGGCAATACCAGGACGGGGACCTCCCTCGCTGCAACCGGTAGGTCGCGCTCCATCTGCTGCCGGGCCGCGATCGTGGCCGCGTAAAGGATCGCTTCGGGAACCGTGGTGGGTCGCTTGATCTGACGATCGGGGTAGTTGCAGTCGAGGACCACCAGCGACCCGGCACCCATCGCCAGGGCCTCGAGTACCGGCGTGTTGACGGCGAGTCCTCCGTCGTAGAGATCACGACCCCCGCGATGGACCACCGGGAACACCCCCGGGATGGCTGAACTGGCCAGCATCGCGCTGAGCAGAGGGCCGTCGGTGAGCTGAACCGGCTCCGCGGTGTCCGCGTCCACGGCCATCGCGAGGTACGGGAGCGGTAGTTGGCCGATCTCCTCCTCACCGATCTCCTCGGCGACCAGGCGACCGATCCGGGGGCTGTCGTAGAGGTTCGTGCGACTACGCAGCACCGTGGTCACACGTGCCCAGAGGCCCCCCGGCATGATCATGTCGGTCTCGAGGTCGTGCCAGATGTGTGAGAGCCGGTGCGCGGCTCCCACCGGATCCGAGGCGACGACGGCACCGTTGAGGGCCCCGACGGAGGTTCCTGCGACGAGGTCGGCACGTACCGGAACCTCCGCGAGGGCTTCGAGCATTCCGACCTGGGCCGCTCCGAGGCTGCCGCCCCCGCCGAGGACGAACCCGATCGGGCGGGGCAGCTGATCGGCAAGATCGTGACTCTCAGTCATGGCCACGAACGTACCCGCGGGGGCCGCTGAAAGTGCCCGAGAAGTGGTCTTGAGCAGAGGCGGGCGGTGTAACGTTCGAGAGGATCAATCCCGCCCAGGCGGACTCCTCTGACCATCGGTGAACTCCGAACGGCCCCGGGACGGCGACCCGCAGGGAGATGTGGATGCGCACTGTCTTCAGCGTGTTCGCGCGAGACGTCAGACGGCTCGCGCTCGTACGTAAAGCGTGGATCGTCATCCTCGGGGTCATGATCACCCCCTCGCTATACGCCTGGGTCAACATCACGGCCTTCTGGGACCCGTACTCGCGGACAGAGAACATCAGCGTCGCCGTCGTGAACCTGGACGAGGGCGGATCGTCGACCGCGACGGGTGAAGTCGACGTCGGCAGTCAGCTGGTCGACCAGCTCGAGAAAAATGATCAGCTCGGGTGGCAGTTCCTCGACGAGGACGACGCGATGGAGGCGGTCAGGAGCGGCACGAGCTACGCGGCGATCATCGTCCCACCGGATTTCACCCGGGATCTCCTCAGCATCACCTCCGGTGCCTTCACGCCCCCTTCCCTCACGTACTACGTCAACGAGAAGTCGAACGCGGTCGCCCCAAAGATCACCGACGTCGGCGCCTCCACGCTCGACACGCAGGTCAACAGCACGTTCGTCTCGGTCGTCGCGAAGGCGGTGACGGAGGAGTTGAGCGCCGCCGGTGACAATGTCGAACGCCGGCTGCTGGAGGCACGGAACGGCACCGTCGATGCGCTCGACGGTGCGGTCGGCAGTGTCGCGTCCGCACGCGAGCGGATCAGAGATGTCACCGCGGGTCTGTCGCGCGCCCGGAGCGGCCTCGGCTCGGCAGGGGACACACTCGACACAGTCGACGCCACTCTGGGCGACGTCCAGACCGCCGTCGGCCAGGCGCGGGAGATAGCGGACGAGGCACAGCAGGAACTGGCCACCCTCACCGGCTCGTTGACGACCACCTACGTCTCGGGAGCCACACTGCTGGCCGACGCGGCGTCGACGCTGAACGGCTCGGTCGCAAGGGGCACATCGGGACTTGAGCGCGCGAACGTCGCCGTCCGCTCCGGACTCGACGACGCCGACGCGATCGCCACCAAGACCGGCGAGGCCCTCAGTGAAGTCCAGGCACTGCTCGCCGCGGCCGCCCCCGACTCCGCGCTGTCCGGCCGGTTGAGCGAGGCCGTCAGCGCGTTGCAGGACCCTGTCACCGGGGACCAGAACGTCCTCGCCCGGGTGCGGCAGCTCAACGCGGACGTGGCAGCAGCCACGACCGCGATCCGGTCCTCGGCGGACGCGATCGATACAGCGGCTGACGCTGCAGGAGCGTCGGCACGATCGGTCCGCGACGTCCTGGTACAGACCGGGCCCGACCTCAACGGCGCGATGTCGCGGCTGTCGGCGAGCGCGGGTGCGCTGTCCTTTGCGATCGACTCTCAACGCACGCAACTGGGGCAGGCGCAGAAGCTACTCACGGGCCTGGGCGACCAGCTCGGTGAGACGGCGACGGCGCTCACCGCGCTCGACGGCACTCTCGCCGGTGCGGAGTCCGGACTTGAGAGTGTGCGCACCGACGTCGTCGCCCTCAGCACGGCGGACGCCTGGGACGCCCTCGGTACGCTGACGGGCCTCGATGCCGAGGAGATCGCCCAGTTCATGGCGTCGCCCGTCGAGGTGGACGAGCACCCGGTGTTCCCTGTCGCCGCCTACGGGGATGCGATGGCACCCCTGTTCGCGAACCTTTCCCTGTGGATCGGCGCATTCGTCCTCGTCGTCATCTTCAAGCTCGAAGTCGACCGAGAGGGGTTCACCGGGCTGACGACGAGGCAGGCCTATCTCGGGCGGTGGATGCTGCTCGCCGCGATGAACGTCGTCCAGGCACTCATCCTGTCCATCGGCACCCTCGTCATCG contains the following coding sequences:
- a CDS encoding DUF1801 domain-containing protein yields the protein MTGRASPAKAAVGDEPVFAYIASLPQPQREIAKAVDALAARTLPSLQRSVKWGMAYYGVGEGWCFSCGGFAGHVKLMFINGATLLDPVPPVTPVGMGRATRGIELAAIGDLDERQVAAWMRQIAARPGIGGQKQKTRDVT
- a CDS encoding siderophore-interacting protein — its product is MHGEVRTTERLTPSLIRIVLGGPGLNNFVMPDDDTDAYVNLAVPPRGATYGPVFDPREVRETHPREHWPARRRCTVRRWNAAARELTLDFVVHGGSGAAGAWALAAQPGDVLVFNGPGSGYHPDPTVEWHFMAGDESALPAIAASLEKVPAHARVVVRLVCDGPEHELPLESPGRLDLRWVHRTEADPAPLLAAVEAASFPGEGVQAFIHGEAEETRALRRHVIRERGVSRETMSCSPYWRRGMSDEQWRSVKRDFVAAMNSEA
- a CDS encoding patatin-like phospholipase family protein; this translates as MTESHDLADQLPRPIGFVLGGGGSLGAAQVGMLEALAEVPVRADLVAGTSVGALNGAVVASDPVGAAHRLSHIWHDLETDMIMPGGLWARVTTVLRSRTNLYDSPRIGRLVAEEIGEEEIGQLPLPYLAMAVDADTAEPVQLTDGPLLSAMLASSAIPGVFPVVHRGGRDLYDGGLAVNTPVLEALAMGAGSLVVLDCNYPDRQIKRPTTVPEAILYAATIAARQQMERDLPVAAREVPVLVLPGPEYLPGLSPLDFTGSTPLIASAYEAGRHFLSTVKVDGPGLYRC
- a CDS encoding YhgE/Pip domain-containing protein, which translates into the protein MRTVFSVFARDVRRLALVRKAWIVILGVMITPSLYAWVNITAFWDPYSRTENISVAVVNLDEGGSSTATGEVDVGSQLVDQLEKNDQLGWQFLDEDDAMEAVRSGTSYAAIIVPPDFTRDLLSITSGAFTPPSLTYYVNEKSNAVAPKITDVGASTLDTQVNSTFVSVVAKAVTEELSAAGDNVERRLLEARNGTVDALDGAVGSVASARERIRDVTAGLSRARSGLGSAGDTLDTVDATLGDVQTAVGQAREIADEAQQELATLTGSLTTTYVSGATLLADAASTLNGSVARGTSGLERANVAVRSGLDDADAIATKTGEALSEVQALLAAAAPDSALSGRLSEAVSALQDPVTGDQNVLARVRQLNADVAAATTAIRSSADAIDTAADAAGASARSVRDVLVQTGPDLNGAMSRLSASAGALSFAIDSQRTQLGQAQKLLTGLGDQLGETATALTALDGTLAGAESGLESVRTDVVALSTADAWDALGTLTGLDAEEIAQFMASPVEVDEHPVFPVAAYGDAMAPLFANLSLWIGAFVLVVIFKLEVDREGFTGLTTRQAYLGRWMLLAAMNVVQALILSIGTLVIGVEAASVLAFVATSVLIGLAYLSIIYALSVTFGYVGKGLCVLLIIMQIPGAAGLYPIELMPGFFRALYPFLPFTYGIDAMRETLSGFYGNHYWKNMAVLAVVVVLSFLLGLTLRKRLGNFALLFSRRLASTQLLVTEDVHITRRRYRLPQIIHALSNGGEYRRVVAARARRFTENYPILLRATFAVALVALLSLGLLGWLIPGGKAVILGLWVLFTLLVVGVLVVLEYVKQSIGFATELGAMSDSDLRRELVSVGTGHDAMAPDPSGPAEPGEPHTEFDPEPDGDPGERAERGELE
- a CDS encoding VOC family protein encodes the protein MSLAELKMITVDCADPPASATFWSHVLGWDVAHSQDEYAMLSGPTSALGFGLVPDYRAPTWPNSHGSKQFHFDLAVDDLATAEDAMVALGARVPDEQPGDSWRVLIDPGGHPFCLTLASNW